Genomic DNA from Oncorhynchus clarkii lewisi isolate Uvic-CL-2024 chromosome 5, UVic_Ocla_1.0, whole genome shotgun sequence:
agTCTAATCATTTATTTGTggagctaaaatcctctggtgacacaAATGTAAAGTTGTGTATCTTCTGTGTAGCAGTGAAAATAAATGTTGTGACTTCTCATAATGCTGAGAAGgggtaacatatatatatatatatatataaactgaaCAGTACCAGACCCTTGTGGAACTCCACATGTGATATGTATTTTCTCTGAGTTATGTTCACCAAGAGTGACAAAAAACTGAACAGGAGAGACCAAcccacctctccagtctgtcctgAAGGACATCGTGGTCAACCGTGTCGAATGCAGCACTTAAATATAAGAGTACAAAGACAGAGCTGTTTGGCATCCGGGTTGGGTCTAAGATCATTTACCACTTTAAATTCAATTTTAGTTACCTTGTGGATTTTAGTAGGCCTATGGGTGTTTTGATAACATACACTTGTGTAACAGAATATGCAAATAAGTGGGTAACTGACCACACAGGAATTAGCcaatcctggtcccagatctatttgtGCTGTATATGTTTAGCATGGCAATGTTGACCATGGGATTTGGCAagacggcacaaacagatctgggaccaggctagaataTGTCATTATTCAATTACACTCAAGGTAATATATActgggggctcccgagtggcgcaggggtctaaggcactgctccTCAGTGTGAGGCATCACTGCAGTTTTGCTGTAAGATATTACTCACTACTTCGTGAATGTATATTGTGTGGTTGTGGGAAGAATTGAGTAAAATACCGCCCTCTGCTGGCCAAATGGAAGACTGCTTGCTGTTAACAGACAGTATAGCTGGGGGTTTACTACAGTAAACTGAATGTGAACATAGAGCTCATTCTCAAATGTCTGccggtatgtatgtgtgtgtgcgtgtgtacataCATTTCTGTGTGAGTcctggcttgtgtgtgtgtgcatgcctgccttccctgtgtgtgtattctaggtaCCTGGTGTTCTACTGCCCCCAGGATGTGGTGTACTCCTGTACCACCTTCTTCCCCCTGCGTCTGGTGCTGACGGGTATGAAGGAGGTGACCCGCACATGGAAGGTCCTGGGGGGTGTGGCTCAGGCACACAGCAAGTACAAGGATGGACTGCTGGTGATGATCGCTATAGGATGGGCTAAAGGTACAGTAGGCATCTATTGTGAATGCAATCCACACAAGCATAGTCTGATAACCATACAGATTCTGACAACCTCTGGCCACTATATGCTATGCTAAggtaccactgtgtgtgtgtatacagacaAGCATGCGAAATAtgcccatatacacacacacacacacacacacacacacacacacacacacacacacacacacacacacacacacacacacacacacacacagatacataaacgctctctctcccacttatAAAGTATACCCAACATCTAGTTTTCATTTACATCCGGTTGAGTTGTCAACCAACACAAATTCACCATGTCATTGTTTTAAGGTTAAAAGTCGGGTGGAAAAAAAGACCAAATTCCCTGACGTTGATGACTttctgcaaatccaatcagtttcccacgttgattcaacgtcatcacatagatttttttgttgttgaaatgacgtggagagagcgttgattcaaccagtttttgcccagtgggtacgTTGTGTGCAAATCAATTTGGAAAGTAAAGCCTTGTAGGTAGTCATTCATAAGACGCGTTTGAGAAATGTAACGGATATCAAAACCATTACTGTTGTCGTTGTTAATGTCCTGAGTTTTGGTCCTTACAAATGTTTCTACATAACATGAGGTTAAGTTGACACTAATTGTGATCCTGAAAATGAAGCCCGGAAGCCTTTACACACACTATATTCTTAGTATTTATTTAGCAACAAACAAACTCGTTGAGTTGACTTTTTAGACAAATTACTGGAACAAAAGAGTATAATgcaactagcctggtcccagatttgtttATGCTGAATAGCAAACTCatatggtcattgtcatgccaaacagacCACTGGAGCTGGCAAgactgcacaaacagatctgggatcaggctacacAGGCTACTGTAACAGCCCAGGATAATTACACCGCCTTTACTTCTCTTTCTCTTCAGGTGCTGGAGGGGGTCTGATCAGTAACTTTGAGCAGCTGGTACGAGGAGTCTGGAAGCCAGAGACCAACGAGCTTCTCAAGATGACCTAGTAAGTCTCCTCTACCAGTGCTCGTACTTGGCTCTGTGTGATGTTGTGCACAGAAACCCAGTGGCATAATTGGAGACTCACTGAGTGACAGATCTGTCGCTGGCTTGCTGACTGTGTTGGCTTTGAATTTGATCTGTTGTTGTGTGATACTGTCTGTCTTGTGGGCTTCTCCCTATTCTGATACGGGAGAGcaaggaggaggagagcgagaaggaggAGATCCTGAATGCCTACCCGCTGTGACTCACAATCTGTTCAGAACCACAAGTCATGACATCTGAGTTGACCGCTGACCTTTTAACCTTTGTTTGTGCAGCCCCACTAAGGTCACCTTGATAGGAGCGGTGCTGTTTGCCCTGCAGCAGAACCAGTACCTCCCTGTCCAGAAACAGCACCTCATGCTGCTCTACATTGTCTTCACCGTCGTCAACAAGGTCAGTCACTGACCTAACCCTCAAAGTCTAACCCTAGCCGCAACCCTAACACTATAGGACTCGTATGTTTATCGGACCCAGATCAAGCCTAGACATGAACTAATAAAGCATACTCAATAGACGATCTCAGCtgaaagttgttgttttttaaacacAGGAATAGGTTTattcatctgggtctgggaaaacAGCCAGGACACACAGTTTATGGAAGTCAAACAACATTCTTAAATGTATTAAGTAGTAGTGTTCGCCATGTTATTTTAATGACCTACCATTATCATTAGCTATGACTCAACATTAGTCTTGGTGTTGCCCCAGCAGGAGACTTTTGTATCGTTTTCATCTTGTTGCGTCATTCTTTCTCAATCCTCTCACACTGAGGTCTCCTGCTCTCGACTCTGATTAATCTAAGCACAGGTTTTCAGAACTCTTTCAAATGTTCATTTGGAGTTCACCGGTCAACTCACTAAAGTTGCATTTAATCTGATTAAGCATCTGTTTACCTCCTCATTAGTCATTTTTGTAGTAGTCAGTGTATTCTCATCACTCCACCCTCTTTTCCTCTAAATCCTTCCACCCCTCTTTTTTTTCCAGACAAGGATGATGCTGACCGGCTCCTCTTCCTCACCCTTTGCTCCCATCGAGTCTGTCGTATACAGCGCATTCTTCGCTGGTCCGTCACCATCCTCATATACCACCCTCACTACAGAGACCGAGACCCTTGTAGTGAAGAAGCCATCCACAGCCACTAAGAAGAGCATCAAAGAGGCCTGTGAGAGCCTGATCGGAGCAGCCCCAGGCTCCCCGTCCAAGACTGCTGCACACAAGAGGGGAAAGGGCTCCCCGAAGAAGGCCAAAGAGCAACCGGAAAGCACTGAAACAGAGAGCAATAAGAAGAGTGACTAGtgactgtatactgtactatatagtcTATAGAATGGACAGCCACGTAGCACACTAGAATTTGACTGGTAAAGGCATGGGTACACTTAATATggccgccagtccacccattgttagtacattgacttgaatggggatgtcCATTCTataaattatatttctatgctGTGATGCCCTGCTTGTCCTGTGACACCGTCATCCTGTGATAGGTCCCAATTTGTTCACTACCCCACCCCCTTGGTCCTAACACTTTGATGTGTGTAGATCTGTAaggtgtaagcaatatggtgAAAGCTTCACCACTACCTGTATATACTTATCCAGATCATTCAGATCTTCAAACATCAAATTAtggctagggttgcaaaattcctgcaactttcaataaattccctggttttcctgaaatcccagttggaggattcctggaatcagggaataagcaggaaatctggaGTCTTCCAACCAGGACTTTTGAAAACCCAGGGAAATTATTGAACGTTCCAGAAATTTTGCAACGCTAGTTATGGCCAAGCGGGAGGAAATTGGGGACCGGCTGAATGAGTGCAAATATAATCTATGCTGATTTTAATATATTATACAGTAAATGTATCTATTTTATATTGAAGTTTGATAATCCTTTTCTAATTATGCGTTGATGAATCCAGTTTTTACTAAGGGATAAATACTGTCCATGATGCTGATCGATGACTGTCAGCCACTGTTTAACTGTATTTTAATATTAAATATTCTGTTTTATTGACCTATGTTTCCTTCTATTAAATGTTTTAAGATTTTACATAGAGTTAATATAATTATTACTCTAGATGTTCTATTTATACTCAAGGAAATCCACTTGAATTACACATTTCTAAATGGAATGCCTTTAGGTGCACTTACTCTTTTATGAATGCTTTAAAGCCTCTTGAGCGCTTTAAAAGTACATGA
This window encodes:
- the LOC139408924 gene encoding trimeric intracellular cation channel type B-like codes for the protein MDLFGVLNLDEVSHGLAGLSMFPYFDTAHYVVSVMALREQPGALEVARRSPFACWFSSMLYCFGGGILSGFMMAEAPIAFLSNSTSVLMASVIWYLVFYCPQDVVYSCTTFFPLRLVLTGMKEVTRTWKVLGGVAQAHSKYKDGLLVMIAIGWAKGAGGGLISNFEQLVRGVWKPETNELLKMTYPTKVTLIGAVLFALQQNQYLPVQKQHLMLLYIVFTVVNKTRMMLTGSSSSPFAPIESVVYSAFFAGPSPSSYTTLTTETETLVVKKPSTATKKSIKEACESLIGAAPGSPSKTAAHKRGKGSPKKAKEQPESTETESNKKSD